Proteins found in one Triticum urartu cultivar G1812 chromosome 4, Tu2.1, whole genome shotgun sequence genomic segment:
- the LOC125552274 gene encoding nuclear transcription factor Y subunit C-2-like → MENHQLPYTTQPPATGASGAPVPGVPGPPPVPHHHLLQQQQAQLQAFWAYQRQEAERASASDFKNHQLPLARIKKIMKADEDVRMISAEAPVLFAKACELFILELTIRSWLHAEENKRRTLQRNDVAAAIARTDVFDFLVDIVPREEAKEEPGSAALGFAAGGVGAAGGGPAAGLPYYYPPMGQPAAPMMPAWHVPAWEPAWQQGGADVDQGAGSFGEEGQGFTGGHGGSAGFPPGPPSSE, encoded by the coding sequence ATGGAGAACCACCAGCTGCCCTACACCACCCAGCCCCCGGCAACCGGTGCGTCCGGAGCCCCGGTGCCGGGCGTGCCTGGGCCGCCGCCGGTGCCACACCACCACCTGCTCCAGCAGCAGCAGGCCCAGCTGCAGGCGTTCTGGGCGTACCAGCGGCAGGAGGCGGAGCGCGCATCGGCGTCCGACTTCAAGAACCACCAGCTGCCGCTGGCGCGTATCAAGAAGATCATGAAGGCCGACGAGGACGTGCGCATGATCTCCGCGGAGGCGCCCGTGCTCTTCGCCAAGGCCTGCGAGCTCTTCATCCTCGAGCTCACCATCCGCTCCTGGCTGCACGCCGAGGAGAACAAGCGCCGCACACTGCAGCGCAACGACGTCGCCGCTGCCATCGCGCGCACCGACGTCTTCGACTTCCTCGTGGACATTGTGCCGCGCGAGGAGGCCAAGGAGGAGCCCGGCAGCGCAGCCCTCGGGTTTGCCGCCGGAGGGGTTGGTGCGGCCGGTGGGGGCCCCGCCGCTGGGCTGCCGTACTACTATCCGCCGATGGGGCAGCCGGCGGCACCGATGATGCCGGCCTGGCATGTTCCGGCGTGGGAACCGGCGTGGCAGCAAGGTGGGGCGGACGTGGACCAGGGTGCCGGGAGCTTCGGCGAGGAAGGGCAAGGGTTCACGGGGGGGCATGGTGGCTCAGCTGGCTTCCCTCCTGGGCCTCCAAGCTCCGAGTGA